CACAAAAAGCACTTCCAACAACAACGACGGCGAACCACCGACGCGCAGCAGGCCAAAACTTGCACTGCCGGTCCCCGAACCCAGCACCATATCAATCGCCCCGGTCACCATCGGATGGTCCCAAGTCAAGAACCCGACATCCTCCCGGCCCAGCGCGCGTTTGCGGTCAAAAGTCACCGACAACCCGTCATCGGGCAGTTCCGGGAAAGCAATCGCATTGCCTTGAAGGGCATTGAGCAGGTAGGTTCTGGGCGCAAGGTCCTCGACATCAATGCCAAACTGTTCAAATACCTCCGCCATGTAGTCCTCCAACTCCGGGTCGGCGTCTGCCGCGCGAATCTGTGCGATCAGTTTTTCAGCAATTTCAGGACGGAAAGAGTTCATTTCGAGCAGGCGATCACGGCCCTCCGCTAGCCTGATCTTGAGCGCTGCGTGAAAGGCGGCAGTCTCTGCGATCAAAGCCGAAAGCTCAACAGTCGCTTCATTCGAAGGCATTGATTCGGAGACCTCAAGCAACCGATTGACAAACATTCTTGCCATCTCGTCGCCACCTTCCAGATTGGCTTCGAATGCATTCAAGCCCTCGTGGTACCACCGGGCAATTGCCTCCTCCGCAGTACCGGTCAAAAACGGCACGTGGATATGAATATTCTCCGATTGTCCGATCCGGTCCAGGCGCCCGATCCGTTGCTCGAGCAAATCCGGGTGCAGCGGCAAGTCAAACAAAACCAAATGGTGGGCGAACTGAAAATTCCGGCCTTCGCTGCCAATTTCGGAGCAGAGCAGGAGCCGCGCACCTTCCGCCTCTGCAAACCAAGCCGCATTCCGGTCCCGCTGCACCAAAGTAAGGTCTTCATGGAATACCCCCACCTTCAGTTTTGCGTGCTTCTGCAATTCGGCCTCCAATGCCAACACTTTTTCCTTCGTGCTGCAAATCAAGAGCACCTTTGCCGGACGGAGTTGGCGCAGCAAACCCATCAGCCAATCCATTCGGGGATCAACTTCGAATGCAGAATCGGAATGCGTGTCATGTTCTCCGCCTTGATTCAAACCACCCGTAACTTCGTCCGAATTCGCATTTTCTTCTCCGAATTGCTGGGATTGCGCTTTGATCGGGACGAGGTGCGCGATTCGTTTGGGAAATCCCTGCATTGCCGATCGCCGGTTGCGGAATACCACACGACCCGGGCCGTGCCGGTCGAGCAAATCCTGAATCAGCAAGGCGCGCTGTTCCTCGGTCAAGGTTGTGGCTGCACGCTCATGGCCCACAAGCGTGGTCAGCAGGGCGGTTTCCGGCTCCGAGAGCGGTTCCGCTTGCGTCAGTTTCGTAACAAGGTCGGCCATGGTGCGATGGCCAATGGTTTCCTTTTGAAAAGCTTCGAAGTCATCGTAACGGTCAGGATCGAGCAAGCGCAACCGCGCAAAATGGCTTTCCTCGCCCAACTGCTCGGGTGTCGCGGTCAGGAGCAACAAACCATTGGACACTTTGCCCAAATTCTCCACCAAAGCATATTCGCGACTTGGCTTGCCCGCAGACCATTGCAGGTGATGCGCCTCGTCGACCACGAGCATGTCCCAAGTTGCGGAAATGGCCTGCTGCGCTCTTTTCGGGGAATTTGCGAGCCAACCCGAACCACAGAGGATGAGTTGATCGTCGAGAAATGGATTTCCGTCAGGGGCGCCTTTTTCAGCAGAAGCACAACGCCGTTCGTCAAAAATGTGAAACCACATGTTAAACCGGCGCATGAGCTCCACAAACCATTGGTGCACAAGCGAATCCGGCACAAGAATCATCACTCTTGAAACGCGGCCCAGCAAACGCAGGCGGTGAACGATCAGGCAAGCCTCGATTGTTTTTCCCAAGCCAACCTCATCCGACAAGAGCACGCGCGGTGCGTGGCGGGCGCTGACCTCACGGGCAATGTACAATTGATGCGGAATCAAGTCGATCCGCCCACCCAGAAACCCGTTCACCGGCGAAATACGGCGCGCATGGTCGAATGTGAGCGTGCGTCTGCGCAACGAAAATTCGGCCGGCTTGTCAACATCGCCCGTCAACAAACGGTCTTCGGCACCATGTTGGATGGTCATTTCCCCCAAATCCGCCTCGGAAATCACTTTCCCTTGGCCACTGTAGATGATCAATTCACCAGTTTCTTTGACCGACGCAACAATTAAGGTGCGGCCCGATCGATCCACGATACTGTCGCCCATTTTGAAGCGCACGCGGCGCAAGGGTGCTGAATCCGTCGCATACATCCGCGTAGCACCCGACAGCGGGAAGTGTAGCTTGACGCGCCCCTTGGCCGTTTCGATCACGACACCGATGCCGAGTTCGGGTTCAGCCATGCTGCTCCATCGTTGATCGGGGTAGAACTGTTCCATTTTCGTGTTTTTCTGTCGTGTCGAATGCCATTTCTCGGAGCCCAAAAACGGCCTCAACGAAGGCGCAATGGGTATTTCCGGGGTATCAATGATCTATTCGGGCAAAGATAGGCCTCAAATCCGGGTTATCAATGTGCCCGACGATGCAGGGATGGGCGCTGAATTTGGCAATTGGCCCGTGCAGGTGTGCCTCGGTCTTCACCTTGGGCAGCATTGGAAAAGGAAGAATTGCCATCTTGCCAACCAACAAATTTGGCAAAGGCGCTTCCATTTTTTCGCAGTGTCGGGGACTATCGAAAAACAATTATCTTTGTCTTCAACATTGGCCCTCATTACATTGTATCAATGCAACGATCTACTTTTTCCGCATTTTCCTTGCTGCGTCTTACAGGTACACTCTTGCTTTTGCTTTGCCTGTCGCCTGTGATCCGTGCGCAACAATTCACCTATAAATTCACCTCCACGCCCGACTCTGCAACAGTTTCCCTGAATGGCGTGCCCCTTGGAAAAACACCTTTGGAAGCCAAAATAG
This genomic stretch from Bacteroidota bacterium harbors:
- the rapA gene encoding RNA polymerase-associated protein RapA, producing MEQFYPDQRWSSMAEPELGIGVVIETAKGRVKLHFPLSGATRMYATDSAPLRRVRFKMGDSIVDRSGRTLIVASVKETGELIIYSGQGKVISEADLGEMTIQHGAEDRLLTGDVDKPAEFSLRRRTLTFDHARRISPVNGFLGGRIDLIPHQLYIAREVSARHAPRVLLSDEVGLGKTIEACLIVHRLRLLGRVSRVMILVPDSLVHQWFVELMRRFNMWFHIFDERRCASAEKGAPDGNPFLDDQLILCGSGWLANSPKRAQQAISATWDMLVVDEAHHLQWSAGKPSREYALVENLGKVSNGLLLLTATPEQLGEESHFARLRLLDPDRYDDFEAFQKETIGHRTMADLVTKLTQAEPLSEPETALLTTLVGHERAATTLTEEQRALLIQDLLDRHGPGRVVFRNRRSAMQGFPKRIAHLVPIKAQSQQFGEENANSDEVTGGLNQGGEHDTHSDSAFEVDPRMDWLMGLLRQLRPAKVLLICSTKEKVLALEAELQKHAKLKVGVFHEDLTLVQRDRNAAWFAEAEGARLLLCSEIGSEGRNFQFAHHLVLFDLPLHPDLLEQRIGRLDRIGQSENIHIHVPFLTGTAEEAIARWYHEGLNAFEANLEGGDEMARMFVNRLLEVSESMPSNEATVELSALIAETAAFHAALKIRLAEGRDRLLEMNSFRPEIAEKLIAQIRAADADPELEDYMAEVFEQFGIDVEDLAPRTYLLNALQGNAIAFPELPDDGLSVTFDRKRALGREDVGFLTWDHPMVTGAIDMVLGSGTGSASFGLLRVGGSPSLLLEVLFVLESSGAQGTDVDRFLPSTPIRIVVDHTGADVTSSYAAEVIDQHIRPGQIDDLLDNESFTESIFPDMLSAATQFAEKEAEIEISKGHIRMKLELNHEIDRLMALQQKNNHVRQAEIDLAMAQREELGSKIKDARIRLESLQLIQKGNF